In Pseudomonas nunensis, a single window of DNA contains:
- a CDS encoding ligase-associated DNA damage response exonuclease, with the protein MDLVIARPEGLYCPAGDFYIDPWRPVERAVITHAHGDHARTGNQHYLAAAPGEGILRSRLGQDINLQTLPYGQRLLHHGVTLSFHPAGHVLGSAQVRLEYGGEVWVASGDYKIEPDGTCAPFEPVRCHTFITESTFGLPIYRWQPQSQIFAEINQWWQANIAAEKASVLFCYSFGKAQRILHGIDASLGPILVHGAVEPLNQVYRDSGIYLPPTIYAGDVKKSDPIMRQALVIAPPSAGGSTWMRRFGDYSDSFASGWMRLRGTRRRRGVDRGFVLSDHADWPGLLWAIEQTGAERVMVTHGSVAVLVRHLCEQGLDAQGFSTEYGDDEEDQGVVAETAEVQA; encoded by the coding sequence ATGGACCTTGTTATCGCGCGTCCCGAAGGTTTGTACTGCCCCGCCGGCGATTTTTACATCGACCCTTGGCGCCCGGTGGAGCGCGCGGTGATTACCCACGCCCATGGCGACCACGCCCGCACCGGTAATCAACATTACCTGGCAGCCGCCCCCGGCGAAGGGATCTTGCGCTCACGCCTGGGCCAGGACATCAATCTGCAAACCCTGCCCTACGGCCAACGCCTGCTGCACCACGGCGTCACCCTGAGTTTTCATCCGGCTGGCCATGTACTCGGCTCGGCGCAAGTGCGCCTGGAATACGGCGGTGAAGTCTGGGTTGCCTCGGGGGATTACAAGATCGAGCCCGATGGCACCTGCGCGCCGTTCGAACCGGTGCGTTGCCACACTTTCATCACTGAATCGACCTTCGGCCTGCCGATTTATCGCTGGCAGCCCCAGTCGCAGATCTTTGCCGAAATCAATCAGTGGTGGCAGGCCAACATCGCAGCCGAGAAGGCCAGCGTGCTGTTTTGCTACTCCTTCGGTAAGGCCCAGCGCATTCTCCACGGCATCGACGCCAGCCTCGGCCCCATTCTGGTGCATGGCGCGGTGGAACCGCTCAATCAGGTTTATCGCGACAGCGGTATTTACCTGCCGCCCACAATTTATGCCGGCGACGTGAAAAAGAGCGACCCGATCATGCGCCAGGCCTTGGTCATCGCCCCACCGTCGGCCGGTGGCAGCACTTGGATGCGCCGGTTCGGCGACTACAGCGACAGTTTCGCCAGCGGCTGGATGCGCTTGCGCGGTACGCGGCGGCGGCGCGGCGTGGACCGGGGTTTCGTGCTGTCGGACCATGCCGACTGGCCCGGCCTGCTCTGGGCCATCGAACAGACGGGGGCCGAACGGGTGATGGTCACCCACGGTTCGGTCGCGGTGCTGGTGCGGCATCTGTGCGAACAAGGGCTGGATGCCCAAGGGTTCAGCACGGAATACGGCGATGACGAGGAAGACCAAGGTGTCGTCGCGGAAACCGCCGAGGTGCAAGCATGA
- a CDS encoding glutathione binding-like protein: MIDLYYWTTPNGHKISIFLEEAGLKYDVHPINISQNDQFKPEFLKISPNNKIPAIVDHEPADGGEPLPLFESGAILLYLAEKTGQFLPKDLRGRQQALQWLFWQMGGLGPMAGQNHHFSQFAPEKIPYAIKRYIDETARLYGVLDKQLASNEFVAGDEYSIADMAIYPWIVSHKWQSQNLEDFPNVLRWFTHIQNRPATVKAYAIAAKVNPPKS; this comes from the coding sequence ATGATCGACCTGTATTACTGGACCACCCCCAACGGCCACAAAATCTCGATTTTCCTCGAAGAGGCCGGCCTCAAGTACGACGTGCACCCGATCAACATCAGCCAGAACGACCAGTTCAAGCCTGAATTCCTGAAAATCTCCCCGAACAACAAAATCCCGGCCATCGTCGATCACGAGCCTGCGGATGGCGGCGAGCCGTTGCCGCTGTTCGAGTCAGGGGCGATCTTGCTGTACCTGGCGGAGAAAACCGGCCAGTTCCTGCCCAAGGACCTGCGCGGGCGCCAGCAAGCACTGCAATGGCTGTTCTGGCAGATGGGCGGTCTGGGGCCGATGGCCGGGCAGAATCATCACTTCAGTCAGTTCGCGCCAGAGAAAATCCCTTACGCGATCAAACGCTACATCGACGAAACCGCCCGCCTCTACGGCGTGCTCGACAAGCAACTGGCGAGCAATGAGTTTGTCGCCGGGGACGAGTACAGCATTGCCGACATGGCGATTTACCCGTGGATCGTTTCCCACAAATGGCAGAGCCAGAACCTCGAAGACTTCCCGAATGTGCTGCGCTGGTTCACCCACATCCAGAACCGTCCGGCGACAGTGAAGGCGTATGCGATTGCGGCGAAGGTGAATCCGCCTAAGTCTTGA
- a CDS encoding cysteine hydrolase family protein gives MELKTNAALIIIDQQKGILQPRLGRRNNPQAEERILDLLVFWRRTSRPVIHVQHLSRSADSVFWPEQSGVEFQERFQPMAGEQLIQKQVPDAFCATGLEARLCEAGIDQLIIVGVATNNSVESTARTAGNLGFDTWVAEDACFTFDKADFFGNAYSAEEVHAMSLGNLHGEYATVTSTAQILKPE, from the coding sequence ATGGAGCTCAAGACCAACGCAGCGCTGATCATCATCGACCAGCAAAAAGGCATCCTGCAGCCCAGACTCGGGCGTCGAAATAATCCTCAGGCCGAGGAGCGCATTCTCGATTTACTGGTGTTTTGGCGGCGCACGTCGCGGCCGGTGATCCACGTGCAACACCTGTCCCGCTCAGCGGATTCGGTGTTCTGGCCCGAGCAATCGGGTGTGGAGTTTCAGGAACGGTTCCAGCCGATGGCGGGCGAGCAACTGATTCAGAAACAGGTGCCGGATGCGTTTTGTGCGACAGGGCTGGAGGCGCGGTTGTGCGAAGCGGGGATTGATCAGTTGATCATCGTTGGCGTGGCGACTAACAACTCGGTCGAGTCCACGGCGCGCACGGCCGGGAATCTGGGGTTTGATACCTGGGTGGCGGAGGACGCGTGCTTTACCTTCGACAAGGCCGATTTTTTCGGCAATGCGTATTCCGCTGAAGAAGTGCATGCCATGTCGCTGGGCAATCTGCATGGCGAATACGCGACGGTCACCAGCACCGCGCAAATCCTGAAGCCTGAATGA
- a CDS encoding penicillin acylase family protein encodes MASPALTHFLPRFGVAAAVAGVLSLTGCQTWNTQDTLPPTSGVQPLKGLAQNVSVRRNAMGMPLIESNSFHDALFALGYVHASDRLTQMVTMRLLAEGRLSEMSGADLLDADRYMRAVNLKKSAGELYKASSPRLKRFFEVYARGVNAYLFRYRDKLPADLAASGYKPEYWKPEDSALIFCLLNFSQSANLPEEISSLVLAQTVNTDKLPWLTPSAPDEKLPTGEADKLQGIKLNGAIPGLAEITKATGQLSDLNLLGATSSNNWAIGRQRSRSGKSLLASDSHGPMGVPSLFSYVQIRAPKYQAAGVSIAGLPMVLGGFNGKVAWSMTTVMGDNQDLFLEKIKRQGNGLTYEANGKWQPVVVRNETYFVKGQRPLREAVYETRHGPLLNSAQGLTMANGFGLALQTPSFTDDKTLDAFFDLSRAQTVEKASDASREIRAIALNLVFADASNIGWQVTGRYPNRREGEGLLPSPGWDGRYDWDGYADPMLHPYDQDPAQGWLGTANQRVIPHGYGMQLSNSWSAPERGERMAELAGAGKHDSRSLIAMQYDQTTTFAAKLKKMFEAPGMAQPLKQAIEALPEADRGKAREALTRLMAFDGKLSPTSADAAIYELFLQESAKQIFLDELGPETSPAWKAFIANGKLSYAAQADHLLGREDSPFWDDARTPQKEDKPAILARSLAAAISAGDSQLGGDHKAWQWGKLHRYEWKNASGQTVRGPLAAGGDHTTLNTAAFAWGQDFNTTLVPSMRFIVDFGQSEPLMGQNGTGQSGNPASPNYLDSIDPWLKGQYMSLPMQPQNFDKAYGKARLTLTPGK; translated from the coding sequence ATGGCCTCGCCAGCCCTCACACATTTTCTTCCCCGGTTCGGCGTTGCCGCAGCAGTGGCCGGTGTTTTGAGCCTGACCGGTTGTCAGACCTGGAACACTCAGGACACCCTCCCGCCAACTTCCGGCGTGCAGCCGCTCAAGGGCCTGGCGCAGAACGTTTCGGTTCGGCGCAATGCCATGGGCATGCCGTTGATCGAAAGCAACAGCTTCCACGACGCGCTGTTCGCCCTCGGTTACGTCCACGCCAGCGACCGCCTCACGCAAATGGTGACCATGCGCCTGCTGGCCGAGGGCCGTCTGTCAGAAATGTCCGGTGCGGACCTGCTCGACGCCGACCGCTACATGCGCGCGGTCAACCTGAAGAAAAGCGCCGGCGAGCTGTACAAAGCTTCTTCGCCACGGCTCAAGCGCTTCTTTGAAGTGTATGCCCGGGGCGTCAACGCCTACCTGTTCCGCTACCGCGACAAGCTGCCGGCCGATCTCGCCGCCAGCGGCTACAAGCCTGAATACTGGAAGCCGGAAGATTCAGCGCTGATTTTCTGCCTGTTGAATTTCAGCCAGTCGGCCAACCTGCCGGAAGAAATTTCCTCGCTGGTCCTCGCCCAAACCGTCAACACCGACAAGCTCCCATGGCTGACGCCGTCCGCGCCCGACGAAAAGCTGCCAACGGGCGAAGCCGACAAGCTCCAGGGCATCAAGCTCAACGGCGCGATCCCGGGCCTGGCGGAAATCACCAAGGCCACCGGGCAACTGTCCGATCTGAATCTGCTCGGCGCCACCTCGTCGAACAACTGGGCCATCGGCCGGCAACGCAGCCGCAGCGGCAAAAGCCTGCTGGCCAGCGACAGTCACGGGCCGATGGGCGTGCCGTCGTTGTTCAGCTACGTGCAGATCCGCGCGCCGAAATATCAGGCGGCGGGCGTCAGCATTGCCGGCCTGCCAATGGTGCTCGGTGGTTTCAACGGCAAAGTGGCGTGGAGCATGACCACGGTTATGGGCGACAACCAGGACCTGTTCCTGGAAAAAATCAAACGCCAGGGCAACGGCCTGACCTACGAAGCCAATGGCAAATGGCAGCCGGTGGTGGTGCGTAACGAAACTTACTTCGTCAAAGGTCAACGACCGCTTCGCGAAGCGGTGTACGAAACCCGTCACGGGCCGCTGCTCAACAGCGCCCAGGGTCTGACCATGGCCAACGGTTTCGGCCTGGCGCTGCAAACCCCGAGCTTCACCGACGACAAGACCCTGGACGCGTTCTTCGACCTGTCCCGCGCGCAAACCGTCGAGAAAGCCTCGGACGCGAGCCGTGAAATCCGCGCCATCGCCCTGAACCTGGTATTTGCCGACGCCAGCAACATCGGCTGGCAAGTCACCGGTCGCTACCCGAACCGTCGCGAAGGCGAAGGCCTGTTGCCGTCGCCGGGCTGGGACGGTCGCTACGATTGGGATGGTTACGCCGACCCGATGCTGCATCCGTATGACCAGGACCCGGCCCAAGGCTGGCTCGGCACCGCCAACCAGCGGGTCATTCCGCATGGCTACGGCATGCAGCTGTCCAATTCCTGGTCCGCCCCGGAACGTGGCGAGCGCATGGCCGAACTGGCGGGCGCGGGCAAGCATGACAGCCGCAGCCTGATCGCCATGCAGTACGACCAGACCACCACCTTCGCCGCTAAGTTGAAGAAAATGTTTGAGGCGCCGGGCATGGCCCAACCGCTGAAACAGGCGATCGAAGCGTTGCCGGAAGCTGATCGCGGCAAGGCTCGCGAGGCGTTGACGCGCTTGATGGCGTTCGACGGCAAGCTCAGCCCGACCTCTGCCGATGCGGCGATTTACGAGTTGTTCCTGCAGGAAAGCGCCAAGCAGATTTTCCTCGACGAACTGGGTCCAGAAACCAGTCCCGCTTGGAAGGCGTTTATCGCCAACGGCAAGTTGTCCTACGCGGCCCAGGCCGATCACCTGCTCGGTCGCGAAGACAGCCCGTTCTGGGATGACGCGCGCACCCCGCAGAAAGAAGACAAACCGGCGATCCTCGCCCGTAGCCTGGCGGCGGCCATCAGTGCCGGCGACAGTCAGTTGGGCGGCGATCACAAAGCCTGGCAGTGGGGCAAACTGCACCGCTATGAGTGGAAGAATGCCAGTGGGCAGACCGTGCGTGGTCCGTTGGCGGCTGGTGGCGATCACACCACGTTGAACACCGCGGCGTTCGCCTGGGGCCAGGACTTCAACACCACGCTGGTGCCGTCGATGCGCTTTATCGTCGACTTCGGCCAGTCCGAACCGCTGATGGGCCAGAACGGCACCGGCCAGTCCGGCAACCCGGCGAGCCCGAACTACCTCGACAGCATCGACCCGTGGCTCAAGGGCCAGTACATGAGCCTGCCGATGCAGCCGCAGAACTTCGACAAGGCGTATGGCAAGGCGCGGTTGACCCTGACACCTGGGAAATAA